In Campylobacter mucosalis, a single window of DNA contains:
- a CDS encoding FUSC family protein, whose protein sequence is MEITSSIKRFFLSYDPANFYLIYSLKATFAFSLNCILGYYFFGFNGAIFAINATTGIFFLSNLEANERKKIEFIILYIILSILFIPFVKPLVSLGKWLALVTFFWIFLVGVSSLYSENLNKILLIVNGTGLAGLIMQNSSNLDGFAAMYGILLGGTTSILIKFGTFSKYGSFTIKSMRVIINELLNLTNALDSENFEEISTKSTSRIRELKGFFNSDSINLKDERLIKNDSRAIFYLYKLEEIAFLLSSFHTFFTRIDDKELLNAVKSEIQHNITELLNLFKGKEAIFKTSVLTSLQHSEHNVFASSISMLYDRLNIIKDSNDDKVELKKPKQTSLKEAIKNINFKDNTTLNSLRLGVCVAIAIYITQASQINHGIWIAIAIMSLSRNNRYMLKTAGEQNIIGGIIGFLLGLGVVILFGNIQTIFICAVVGIFLVYYLKNYSLLVYSAMLMCQLTIMFYIIKNDFLELMLYRIFDIMFGFALVFAIYMLTLPNNTDELENRIKNILNKLANFIKNDEQNLNFAINQDEILSDLKEYKEIIKQEKNQKWHECYKILTQINLDLINLCTYINHSSKDSCDIALKTDIGLIGSRFEMIGKKLAHLPYYFINSFEDKISSKDDQKLNYMLNIIAKKQNELYSLLSF, encoded by the coding sequence ATGGAAATAACATCGTCTATAAAGAGATTTTTTCTCTCTTACGATCCTGCAAATTTTTACCTTATTTACTCGCTAAAAGCCACGTTTGCATTTTCTTTAAACTGTATACTAGGATACTATTTTTTTGGTTTTAATGGTGCTATTTTTGCCATAAATGCGACAACGGGTATATTTTTTCTATCAAATTTAGAGGCAAATGAGCGTAAAAAGATAGAATTTATAATACTTTACATCATCCTATCGATACTCTTTATCCCATTTGTCAAACCACTCGTATCGCTTGGCAAATGGCTTGCGTTAGTGACGTTTTTTTGGATATTTTTAGTTGGAGTAAGCTCACTATACAGCGAGAATTTAAACAAAATTTTACTTATCGTAAATGGCACTGGACTTGCTGGGCTAATTATGCAAAATAGCTCTAATCTAGATGGCTTTGCAGCGATGTATGGGATACTTCTTGGCGGGACTACATCGATTTTAATCAAATTTGGCACATTCTCAAAATACGGCTCTTTTACCATAAAAAGTATGAGAGTCATCATAAATGAGCTTTTAAATTTAACAAACGCCTTAGATAGCGAAAATTTCGAAGAGATTAGCACCAAAAGCACATCAAGAATTAGAGAGCTAAAGGGATTTTTTAATAGCGATAGCATAAATTTAAAAGACGAAAGGCTCATAAAAAACGACTCAAGGGCTATATTTTATCTATACAAATTAGAAGAAATCGCCTTTTTGCTCAGCTCTTTTCATACATTTTTTACAAGAATAGATGACAAAGAGCTTTTAAATGCCGTAAAATCCGAAATACAACATAATATAACAGAGCTTCTTAATCTCTTTAAGGGCAAAGAAGCCATTTTTAAAACATCTGTTTTAACAAGCTTACAACATAGCGAACACAACGTATTTGCAAGTTCTATAAGTATGCTTTATGACAGGCTAAATATCATAAAAGATAGCAACGACGATAAGGTTGAGCTTAAAAAACCAAAACAGACAAGCCTTAAAGAGGCTATTAAAAATATAAATTTCAAAGACAATACTACGCTAAATTCGCTAAGGCTTGGGGTTTGTGTGGCTATTGCGATTTATATCACTCAAGCCTCACAAATAAACCACGGAATTTGGATAGCCATCGCCATAATGAGTCTAAGCAGAAACAACAGATATATGCTAAAAACAGCTGGAGAACAAAACATCATCGGGGGTATCATAGGATTTTTGCTTGGACTTGGCGTTGTGATACTTTTTGGCAATATTCAGACGATATTTATATGTGCTGTCGTTGGCATTTTCTTGGTTTATTATCTTAAAAATTACAGCCTACTTGTCTATTCTGCTATGCTAATGTGTCAGCTAACAATTATGTTTTACATCATCAAAAACGACTTTTTAGAGCTTATGCTTTATAGAATTTTTGACATTATGTTTGGATTTGCGTTGGTGTTTGCAATCTATATGTTAACACTACCAAATAATACAGATGAGTTAGAAAATAGGATAAAAAACATACTTAACAAACTAGCAAATTTTATAAAAAATGACGAACAAAATCTAAATTTCGCAATAAATCAAGATGAAATTTTAAGCGATTTAAAAGAATACAAAGAGATAATCAAGCAAGAAAAAAATCAAAAATGGCACGAGTGCTATAAAATTTTAACCCAAATCAATCTAGATCTCATAAACCTTTGTACTTACATAAATCACTCTAGTAAAGATAGTTGCGACATAGCACTAAAAACAGATATCGGGCTTATAGGTTCAAGATTTGAGATGATAGGCAAAAAACTAGCACACTTGCCATATTATTTTATAAATTCCTTTGAAGATAAAATAAGCTCAAAAGACGATCAAAAGCTAAACTATATGCTAAACATTATAGCAAAAAAGCAAAATGAACTTTATTCATTGCTTTCATTTTGA
- a CDS encoding L-arabinose ABC transporter yields the protein MCCFGTRVFLLFFITILSFIFHRFYPQIAVVFYYLILANILSFVMLTLFFKRLLPNFVKENSIHYFSLIGGILGSFLAMALFRIKESRFLLIQLILAGIWIIFIAILLLNFKEISLFFTGFLS from the coding sequence ATGTGCTGTTTTGGAACAAGAGTTTTTTTACTATTTTTTATCACTATTTTAAGCTTTATATTTCATAGGTTCTATCCGCAAATTGCCGTAGTTTTTTACTACCTAATCCTTGCAAATATTCTATCTTTTGTAATGCTAACTCTATTTTTTAAAAGGCTACTACCAAATTTTGTCAAAGAAAATTCCATACACTACTTCTCTTTAATAGGCGGAATTTTAGGCTCATTTTTGGCTATGGCTTTATTTAGGATTAAGGAATCTAGATTTTTACTCATTCAGCTGATTTTGGCTGGAATTTGGATCATTTTTATTGCCATTTTACTACTAAATTTTAAAGAAATTTCACTATTTTTTACAGGCTTTTTGTCGTGA
- the ftsZ gene encoding cell division protein FtsZ — MGNFKIEEGRSSYGTKIKVIGVGGGGGNMIGTMIKEYPDLDIDLIVANTDRQALDRSNAFTKIQIGEKITRGLGAGMKPEVGKASAEESYDELKSAFENTDIVFVAAGLGGGTGTGAAPVVAQAAKECGALAVSVVTMPFAYEGKKRRLLADRGLEELRKESDSVIVILNEKLVSLVDKRMSIPDSLKIADGVLTRAVGGMSSVILGNGDINIDFADVRTIMSHRGMAIMSVGDAVGENAAQEAMKEAIQSPLLDDVSIDGALGVLVHFRHHPSASLNDINDALKIVNDSADDMADIIFGTTSDDTLDEGKVEVTIVATGFEIPANNSVDANEIAKKESEKAVEKREYVMRIRKASGGEGFDSESYLDQLDTPPCRRHQID; from the coding sequence ATGGGAAATTTTAAGATAGAAGAGGGTCGTAGCTCCTATGGCACTAAGATAAAGGTTATTGGTGTCGGCGGTGGCGGCGGAAATATGATAGGAACTATGATCAAAGAGTATCCAGATCTTGATATAGATTTAATCGTAGCAAACACAGATAGACAAGCACTTGATAGATCAAACGCCTTTACTAAAATTCAAATTGGTGAAAAGATCACTCGCGGACTTGGTGCTGGTATGAAGCCAGAGGTTGGCAAGGCGTCTGCTGAGGAGAGTTATGATGAGCTTAAGAGTGCTTTTGAAAATACCGATATCGTTTTTGTAGCTGCTGGTCTTGGTGGTGGCACTGGAACTGGTGCAGCTCCGGTAGTTGCTCAGGCTGCCAAAGAGTGCGGTGCTTTGGCTGTTTCTGTTGTAACTATGCCGTTTGCTTATGAGGGTAAAAAAAGACGACTTCTTGCAGATAGAGGGCTAGAAGAGTTAAGAAAAGAGAGTGATTCTGTTATAGTTATTTTAAATGAAAAACTAGTGTCGTTAGTCGATAAGAGAATGAGCATACCTGATAGCTTAAAGATAGCAGACGGAGTATTAACTCGTGCAGTTGGTGGCATGAGTAGTGTTATTTTAGGAAATGGCGATATAAATATCGACTTTGCCGATGTTAGAACCATTATGAGCCACCGCGGTATGGCGATTATGAGTGTTGGCGACGCTGTTGGCGAAAATGCAGCTCAGGAAGCTATGAAGGAGGCTATTCAATCTCCATTGCTTGATGATGTAAGCATAGACGGAGCACTTGGCGTTTTGGTTCACTTTAGACATCATCCAAGTGCGTCATTAAATGATATAAATGACGCTTTAAAAATTGTAAATGACTCTGCTGATGATATGGCTGATATTATATTTGGTACAACTTCTGATGATACTTTAGATGAGGGCAAGGTAGAGGTTACTATCGTTGCTACTGGCTTTGAAATACCAGCAAATAATAGCGTAGACGCTAACGAAATAGCTAAAAAAGAGAGCGAAAAAGCTGTTGAAAAAAGAGAGTATGTAATGCGTATTAGAAAGGCTAGTGGTGGCGAGGGTTTTGATAGCGAGTCATACCTTGACCAGCTAGATACTCCGCCTTGCAGACGTCATCAAATCGATTAA
- a CDS encoding D-amino acid aminotransferase yields MNNIVFLNGDFLDVSEAKISVLDRGFIFGDGIYEVVPVINSKLVDRQDFWQRFKRSLAEIELELPYTQDDFEKILYKLIDKNELSEGGVYMQVTRGVAPREFKFLKGLEPTIFTFSYKTNIINNPLATSGIEVISTPDIRWKRRDIKSISLLAQCKAKNEAAKNDAYEAIMVEDGFVTEGSSSSVLFIKDNTLVTKPLSSEILPGIRRETIIKLAKQIGLKVELRNFTMDEIYNSDEAFISAATLILLPIIKADRRLINGGKIGKYSVQLRELYAQKLIDESKNG; encoded by the coding sequence ATGAACAACATAGTGTTTCTAAACGGCGACTTTTTGGATGTTTCTGAAGCAAAGATTAGCGTTCTTGATAGAGGGTTTATATTTGGCGACGGGATATATGAGGTTGTGCCAGTAATTAACTCAAAACTTGTTGATAGGCAGGATTTTTGGCAGAGATTTAAACGAAGCCTAGCCGAGATAGAACTTGAACTACCATACACTCAAGATGATTTTGAGAAAATTTTATACAAACTTATTGATAAAAATGAGCTTAGTGAAGGTGGAGTTTATATGCAAGTAACGCGTGGTGTGGCACCAAGGGAATTTAAATTTCTAAAGGGGCTTGAGCCAACCATTTTTACGTTTTCTTACAAAACAAACATAATAAACAACCCTTTAGCCACAAGCGGTATTGAAGTTATAAGTACGCCTGACATTCGCTGGAAACGCCGTGATATAAAATCCATTTCACTACTTGCGCAATGCAAGGCAAAAAATGAAGCCGCCAAAAATGACGCCTACGAAGCCATAATGGTAGAAGACGGCTTTGTCACAGAGGGTTCAAGCTCAAGCGTATTGTTTATAAAAGATAACACTCTTGTAACAAAGCCACTATCTAGCGAGATTTTGCCGGGCATAAGAAGAGAAACGATCATCAAACTAGCCAAACAAATAGGACTAAAAGTAGAGCTTAGAAATTTCACAATGGATGAAATTTACAACTCAGACGAGGCGTTTATATCAGCAGCCACTCTAATTTTACTACCAATTATAAAGGCAGACAGACGCTTGATAAATGGTGGTAAGATCGGCAAATACTCAGTACAACTAAGAGAGCTATACGCACAAAAACTAATAGATGAGTCAAAAAATGGCTAA
- a CDS encoding peptidylprolyl isomerase, whose translation MITWMQRHKKYLVVTIWISTIAFVGAGFVGWGAYDMNSNRATSVAKVGHRNVSVQDLNDKYSQLYSYYNNIFEGKLTQEKAAELGLENLALKSSIQESLLLNFADDIGLSVSDDDIIRYIASDENFHKDGKFDKNLYYDTLRRSRINPKDYEQSLRRVILIDKLRTALKLDVTKDDIDLLNASFSMQDVVGLSILSVNPNDIKVDEAELKELWEKSKNNYMTKTIYNLETLFVPSKNLDANETALSEYYNENKSNYRDNEDKILPFESAKDMVAKDLMLEQTKSLALEKYVGVKKGEIKTDGFMSFDEDNATLPIDEFKDAKVADVLKPIIYKDGYMIARIKDIVAPTPMGFEKAREYVKVAYIAEKSKKILDEKSKDTLKNFDVKNATKATISRDKIAKIDGLTDFEVSNFIAQVFNSPNKKGYIVLGEKAVIYEILEQKLLTNKDISNALVFENMAMLKNNELMQDLTKELQKRYKVEEYIKR comes from the coding sequence ATGATAACTTGGATGCAAAGACACAAAAAATATTTAGTTGTAACTATTTGGATAAGCACTATCGCTTTTGTGGGAGCTGGTTTTGTTGGCTGGGGTGCTTATGATATGAACTCAAATCGTGCAACATCAGTAGCAAAAGTAGGGCATAGAAATGTCAGCGTTCAAGATTTAAACGATAAATATTCACAACTTTATAGTTACTATAATAATATTTTTGAAGGCAAACTTACTCAAGAAAAAGCAGCTGAACTAGGGCTTGAAAATTTAGCTCTTAAATCTAGCATACAAGAGAGTTTATTACTAAATTTTGCTGATGATATTGGACTTAGTGTTAGTGATGATGACATTATAAGATACATAGCCAGTGATGAAAATTTCCACAAAGATGGCAAATTTGATAAAAATTTATACTATGACACGCTAAGACGCTCAAGGATAAATCCAAAAGATTATGAGCAAAGCCTAAGACGTGTGATTTTGATAGATAAGCTAAGAACTGCACTTAAACTTGACGTGACAAAAGATGATATCGATCTTTTAAACGCTAGTTTTTCTATGCAAGATGTCGTTGGTTTAAGTATATTGTCTGTGAATCCAAACGATATAAAAGTAGATGAAGCTGAACTAAAAGAGCTTTGGGAAAAGAGTAAAAACAACTATATGACAAAGACGATATATAATCTTGAAACGCTTTTTGTGCCTAGTAAAAATTTAGACGCAAATGAAACGGCTCTTAGTGAATACTACAACGAAAACAAGTCAAATTATAGAGATAATGAAGATAAAATTTTGCCTTTTGAGAGTGCAAAAGATATGGTCGCTAAAGATCTTATGCTTGAGCAGACAAAGAGCTTGGCACTTGAAAAATACGTGGGCGTAAAAAAGGGCGAGATAAAAACTGATGGTTTTATGAGCTTTGATGAGGATAACGCGACCTTGCCTATTGATGAGTTTAAAGACGCAAAAGTGGCGGATGTTTTAAAACCTATAATCTATAAAGATGGCTATATGATAGCAAGAATTAAAGATATTGTAGCTCCAACCCCTATGGGTTTTGAAAAGGCAAGAGAGTATGTTAAGGTCGCTTATATAGCTGAAAAATCAAAGAAAATTTTAGATGAAAAGTCAAAAGATACTCTTAAGAATTTTGATGTTAAAAACGCAACCAAAGCCACTATCAGTAGAGATAAAATAGCTAAAATAGACGGACTAACAGATTTTGAAGTTAGTAACTTCATAGCACAGGTCTTTAACTCTCCTAACAAAAAAGGTTATATTGTGTTAGGCGAAAAAGCTGTTATATACGAGATTTTGGAACAGAAATTGCTTACTAACAAAGATATTAGCAATGCGTTAGTTTTTGAAAATATGGCTATGTTAAAGAATAACGAGCTAATGCAAGATCTAACAAAAGAGTTGCAAAAGCGATATAAAGTAGAAGAATATATAAAAAGGTAG
- a CDS encoding class II aldolase and adducin N-terminal domain-containing protein, with protein sequence MDLKSSIAQLKKVSLSMFRKNFLGVFHGSISSRVEGNQFLINKQDAIFDDLRDDDLTLLSSKKDYRWNEASIDADIHLNIYKNINEAKFVCYAMPHYTTAYSLKHDKIIPQDYFGYTYFGQIDVYDPKQFEDWYERADTEIYRYMIEKRTNIMVIKGYGVYIHNRTPYQLAKEIAILENSVKLLKLSSSDCD encoded by the coding sequence ATGGATTTAAAAAGTTCAATCGCACAGCTAAAAAAAGTTTCACTCTCTATGTTTAGAAAGAATTTTCTAGGTGTTTTTCATGGCTCAATATCATCTAGGGTAGAGGGAAATCAATTTTTAATCAACAAGCAAGACGCCATATTTGACGACTTAAGGGATGATGATTTGACACTTCTTTCATCAAAAAAGGACTATCGCTGGAATGAGGCTAGTATAGATGCTGATATTCACCTAAATATTTATAAAAATATTAATGAGGCAAAATTTGTCTGCTATGCTATGCCACATTATACGACTGCATATAGTCTAAAGCACGATAAAATCATACCGCAAGACTATTTTGGATATACATATTTTGGTCAGATAGATGTCTATGATCCAAAGCAGTTTGAGGACTGGTATGAGCGTGCCGATACTGAAATTTACAGATATATGATAGAAAAACGCACTAACATAATGGTTATTAAAGGCTATGGCGTTTATATCCACAACCGCACTCCATATCAACTGGCAAAAGAGATTGCAATACTTGAAAATAGCGTTAAACTCTTAAAGCTATCAAGTAGTGATTGTGATTAA
- a CDS encoding methylated-DNA--[protein]-cysteine S-methyltransferase, which produces MEKAYFKSQAGVLEICANENGVCEINFVKNFIKTQIKDENLKLCLCELDGYFKGKLKKFTTKIDIKASKFAKSVYNELLNIPYGQTATYAQVAKAIKKDKAFRAVGNANAKNKIPIIVPCHRVVSSNGLGGYSGGNGLETKLFLLNLEHKYCES; this is translated from the coding sequence ATAGAAAAAGCCTATTTTAAATCCCAAGCGGGAGTGCTTGAAATTTGTGCAAATGAAAATGGCGTATGTGAGATAAATTTCGTCAAAAATTTTATCAAAACACAGATAAAAGATGAAAATTTAAAGCTGTGTTTGTGTGAACTTGATGGGTATTTTAAAGGCAAACTTAAAAAATTTACTACAAAAATAGATATAAAAGCTAGCAAATTTGCTAAAAGCGTGTATAACGAGCTTTTAAATATACCCTACGGACAAACCGCCACATACGCACAAGTGGCAAAAGCTATTAAAAAAGACAAAGCTTTTCGTGCCGTAGGAAACGCAAATGCCAAAAATAAAATTCCAATCATAGTGCCTTGCCACAGGGTCGTTTCTTCAAATGGACTTGGCGGATACTCTGGCGGTAATGGCTTAGAAACGAAGCTTTTTTTGCTAAATTTAGAACATAAATACTGTGAGAGTTAA
- the ftsA gene encoding cell division protein FtsA has product MGTKILGIDIGSFQVRAIIAEQTEENLKIIGIGTEKAQGIKKGTISNIEQASKSIKNALANAQRVAGTHYEKAIVSISGAYTKSVDSTGVVNVPGHEIGIKEIDRVMQMADHNANIPADYERLHVLPYSFKVDEQEHVEDPLGMNANRLEVQTHIIIVQKSYLSNLRKAVNMAGIKIDNIVLSGYASAIATLNQDEKDLGVALIDMGGSTCNVVIHSGNSIKYNDFLPVGSSHITSDLSIVLHTPVAKAEEIKVNYGSLLKKPTDLIELPVLGDESKSNGVSLDIISNVIYSRVEETLMFLHEMISSKKDLIGAGVVLTGGMTKLEDIREAASAIFSNMQVRIAKPKETDGLFEIMRDPSNSCAIGLCMYGAGEFTPYEIDSEKRMRYRGEAISKPKVEFKNVFDENIESISSVNNLREDIGQGQTAYSEQEIKSELSDINIRKEKTPNFLVRFWNWLTHLF; this is encoded by the coding sequence TTGGGAACAAAAATTTTAGGTATAGATATAGGTTCGTTTCAAGTACGTGCCATAATAGCCGAGCAGACAGAAGAGAATTTAAAAATTATAGGCATAGGCACCGAAAAAGCACAAGGCATTAAAAAAGGCACGATAAGCAACATAGAACAAGCGTCTAAATCCATAAAAAACGCTTTGGCAAATGCCCAAAGAGTGGCCGGAACACATTATGAAAAAGCCATAGTGTCAATATCCGGAGCTTACACAAAGAGTGTGGATAGCACTGGCGTGGTAAATGTTCCAGGTCACGAGATAGGCATAAAAGAGATAGACCGCGTTATGCAGATGGCAGATCATAATGCAAATATACCAGCTGACTATGAGAGACTGCACGTATTGCCTTATAGTTTTAAGGTAGATGAGCAAGAGCACGTTGAAGACCCTCTTGGTATGAATGCCAATAGACTGGAAGTTCAAACGCATATCATAATCGTTCAAAAATCATACCTTAGCAACCTAAGAAAAGCCGTAAATATGGCTGGTATAAAGATTGACAACATCGTTCTTTCTGGTTATGCGTCCGCGATAGCTACACTAAATCAAGATGAAAAAGATTTAGGTGTTGCTCTTATAGATATGGGCGGTTCTACTTGTAATGTTGTGATACACTCTGGAAATTCTATAAAATACAATGACTTTTTACCAGTTGGCTCATCGCATATAACGAGTGATTTATCGATAGTTTTGCACACTCCTGTTGCAAAAGCTGAGGAGATAAAGGTAAATTACGGCTCACTACTTAAAAAGCCAACAGATCTTATAGAGCTACCTGTACTTGGAGATGAGAGCAAAAGCAACGGCGTGTCCCTTGATATAATATCTAATGTAATATACTCTAGGGTTGAAGAAACCTTGATGTTTTTACACGAGATGATATCGTCTAAAAAGGATCTAATCGGCGCTGGTGTGGTTTTAACTGGCGGTATGACAAAGCTTGAGGATATAAGAGAGGCTGCGTCGGCCATATTTAGCAATATGCAAGTTAGAATAGCTAAGCCAAAAGAGACTGACGGGCTTTTTGAGATTATGAGAGATCCTTCAAATTCTTGCGCGATTGGTCTTTGTATGTATGGTGCGGGAGAATTTACGCCTTATGAGATAGACTCAGAAAAGCGTATGAGGTATCGTGGCGAGGCTATAAGCAAACCAAAGGTAGAATTTAAAAATGTATTTGATGAAAATATTGAAAGCATTAGTTCTGTAAATAATTTAAGAGAAGATATAGGGCAGGGTCAGACTGCTTACTCAGAGCAAGAGATTAAGAGTGAGTTATCTGATATAAACATTAGAAAAGAGAAGACTCCAAATTTTCTAGTAAGATTTTGGAACTGGCTAACACATTTGTTTTAA
- a CDS encoding bifunctional 3,4-dihydroxy-2-butanone 4-phosphate synthase/GTP cyclohydrolase II — MSFEKVMRAIDDMKNGKMIVMVDDEDRENEGDLVFAASTSDMAKVNFAITHAKGVLCLAMDEANAKRLELPLMVSKNTSSHETAFTVTIDAKDATTGVSAYERDMTMRLAADPHSKPEDFVRPGHIFPLIAKNGGVLVRTGHTEGSVDLCKLAGIAPMAAICEIVKDDGSMARRDYLEEFCQKYGLNMLAVSDLVQYRLSNESLINVSQPSACKIFGKDAFRYDITDHEGLLHSVFKFKEISSKANVKFVKSTSDFDFLSSQKFDEVLRATKILDEQGGVLVFLSGKSTSTNAKDYGIGAQILKHFGISQIALMSENKGKEFVGLSGFGLDIVEYVG; from the coding sequence ATGTCGTTTGAAAAAGTTATGCGTGCCATTGATGATATGAAAAATGGCAAAATGATAGTTATGGTCGATGATGAGGATAGGGAAAACGAGGGCGATTTGGTATTTGCCGCTTCAACTAGCGATATGGCAAAGGTAAATTTTGCTATCACTCATGCTAAAGGTGTTCTTTGTTTGGCGATGGACGAGGCTAATGCAAAACGCTTAGAGTTGCCACTAATGGTTTCTAAAAACACATCAAGTCACGAAACGGCGTTTACCGTTACGATAGACGCAAAAGACGCTACAACCGGCGTTAGCGCGTATGAACGTGATATGACTATGCGTTTGGCTGCAGATCCGCACTCAAAGCCTGAAGACTTTGTGCGTCCTGGTCATATTTTCCCACTGATAGCTAAAAATGGTGGAGTGCTTGTAAGAACCGGGCATACAGAGGGCTCGGTCGATCTTTGCAAATTAGCTGGTATTGCACCTATGGCTGCTATTTGTGAGATAGTAAAAGATGATGGCAGTATGGCAAGGCGTGATTATCTTGAGGAATTTTGTCAAAAGTATGGCTTAAATATGCTTGCTGTATCTGATCTCGTGCAGTATAGACTTAGTAATGAGAGCCTTATAAATGTAAGTCAGCCAAGTGCTTGTAAAATTTTTGGAAAAGACGCCTTTAGATACGACATTACCGATCACGAGGGGCTATTACACTCGGTATTTAAATTTAAAGAGATATCATCTAAGGCAAATGTGAAATTTGTAAAATCTACAAGTGATTTTGATTTTCTTAGCTCACAAAAATTTGATGAAGTGCTTAGAGCGACTAAAATTCTAGACGAGCAGGGTGGAGTGCTTGTATTTTTATCAGGCAAAAGTACTAGTACAAATGCTAAAGATTACGGCATAGGGGCTCAAATTTTAAAACATTTTGGCATAAGCCAAATAGCTCTTATGAGTGAGAATAAGGGTAAAGAATTCGTAGGTCTTAGCGGATTTGGTCTTGATATAGTTGAGTATGTAGGTTAG
- the rsmH gene encoding 16S rRNA (cytosine(1402)-N(4))-methyltransferase RsmH translates to MSPHKSVLLNEVSELFSGINGTFLDCTLGYGGHSYEILKTNKNVNLIACDRDDEAIKFSEKKLEEFKDRVKIYKSNFSNLIKILNTQEIKNIRGILADIGVSSLQLDKDDRGFSINSKSLDMRMDKSSNLSAYDVVNTYSKDDLAKIFFEYAELKNAKFLAEKIVNERKNAPITTAKQLSNLIGSKKFGTRAINPAILAFQAIRIEVNNELGELKELLNSIKTANLNDCLVCIISFHSLEDRIVKNTFKEWATSCICPPNALRCECGDNHALGEIVTKKAITPSKAEILENSRSSCAKLRAFRIKQ, encoded by the coding sequence ATCTCTCCACACAAAAGCGTGTTGCTAAATGAAGTTAGCGAACTATTTTCTGGCATAAATGGCACGTTTTTAGACTGCACATTGGGCTACGGCGGTCACAGCTACGAAATTCTAAAAACAAACAAAAATGTAAATTTAATAGCCTGTGACAGAGACGATGAGGCAATAAAATTTTCAGAAAAAAAGCTAGAAGAGTTTAAAGATAGAGTTAAAATTTACAAATCAAATTTCTCAAATTTAATTAAAATTTTAAATACGCAAGAGATAAAAAATATAAGAGGCATACTAGCCGACATAGGCGTGAGCTCACTTCAGCTTGATAAGGACGACAGGGGTTTTAGTATAAACTCTAAGAGTCTTGATATGCGTATGGACAAGAGTTCTAATCTTAGTGCTTATGATGTTGTAAATACATACTCCAAAGATGATTTGGCTAAAATTTTCTTTGAATACGCAGAGTTAAAAAACGCTAAATTCCTAGCAGAAAAAATAGTAAATGAAAGGAAAAATGCTCCGATAACGACAGCTAAGCAACTAAGCAACCTAATAGGCTCAAAAAAGTTTGGCACTAGAGCCATAAACCCAGCAATACTCGCCTTTCAAGCGATACGAATAGAGGTAAATAACGAGCTTGGCGAGTTAAAAGAGCTGCTAAACAGCATAAAAACAGCAAATTTAAACGACTGCTTAGTCTGTATAATCAGCTTTCACTCGCTTGAGGATAGAATAGTAAAAAACACGTTTAAAGAGTGGGCGACAAGTTGCATTTGTCCTCCAAATGCGTTGCGTTGTGAGTGTGGGGACAATCACGCCTTGGGCGAAATAGTAACCAAAAAAGCTATAACTCCAAGTAAAGCTGAAATTTTAGAAAACTCGCGAAGTAGTTGTGCAAAATTAAGGGCATTTAGGATAAAACAATGA
- a CDS encoding GatB/YqeY domain-containing protein has translation MSIKEQILADIKTAMKEQNNFERDALRTLHSALKQVEVDKRIELSDEVVLPILQKEIKKRTDSAQLYVQGGREELAKKENDEIALISRYLPAQLSDDELKDKVKNIILTLGASSIKELGSVVKIAKEQIGASADAKRISEVAKALLS, from the coding sequence ATGAGCATAAAAGAGCAAATTTTAGCTGATATAAAAACAGCTATGAAAGAGCAAAATAACTTTGAAAGAGATGCGTTAAGAACGCTACATTCAGCACTTAAACAGGTTGAAGTTGATAAGAGAATCGAGCTTAGCGACGAGGTTGTTTTGCCAATTTTACAAAAAGAGATAAAAAAACGCACCGACTCAGCACAGCTTTATGTTCAAGGCGGAAGAGAAGAACTAGCAAAAAAAGAAAACGACGAGATCGCGCTAATCTCAAGATATCTACCAGCACAACTTAGCGACGACGAGCTAAAAGATAAGGTAAAAAACATCATCTTAACGCTTGGTGCTAGTAGCATAAAAGAGCTAGGAAGCGTCGTAAAAATAGCCAAGGAGCAAATAGGTGCAAGTGCTGATGCTAAGCGTATTAGTGAGGTTGCAAAGGCTCTTTTATCGTGA